Proteins encoded in a region of the Pseudomonas syringae KCTC 12500 genome:
- a CDS encoding NUDIX hydrolase: MKQRATVICKRDGQVLYVRKPKSRWALPGGKIEAGETPFQAAVRELCEETGLADLDLLYLDVYEKDQVAHYVFTAQVPASSEPSPQNEIAACKWLAPQKLGDLKASSATKTIVKSYATESEGGPGTRSHVTG, translated from the coding sequence ATGAAACAACGCGCGACAGTCATCTGCAAACGTGACGGCCAGGTCCTCTATGTGCGCAAACCGAAATCGCGCTGGGCGTTACCTGGTGGCAAGATAGAAGCGGGTGAAACGCCCTTTCAGGCCGCAGTACGTGAACTGTGCGAGGAAACCGGGCTCGCTGACCTTGATCTTCTGTACCTTGATGTGTACGAGAAGGATCAAGTGGCCCATTACGTTTTCACCGCCCAGGTCCCAGCCTCCAGCGAGCCATCGCCGCAGAACGAAATTGCCGCCTGCAAATGGCTTGCGCCGCAAAAACTTGGTGACTTGAAAGCCAGCAGTGCGACCAAAACCATCGTCAAGTCATATGCAACCGAGTCCGAAGGCGGTCCCGGTACCCGGAGCCACGTTACAGGGTAA
- a CDS encoding NAD(P)-dependent alcohol dehydrogenase, whose amino-acid sequence MVKTYSYAAQSAQDTLKPHQFERRSPGADDVQIDILYCGVCHSDLHTARNEWHNTLYPSVPGHEIVGRVTAVGSDVKQFKVGDLAGVGCMVDSCQQCTSCAEGDEQYCESGFTGTYNGPVFGGENTFGGYSDKIVVKEKFVLRISHDANLAAVAPLLCAGITTYSPLRHWKVGPGKKVGIVGLGGLGHMGVKIAHAMGAHVVLFTTSPNKREDGLRLGADEVVVSKDAAQMAAQANSLDFILNTVAAPHDLDAFLSLLKRDGTMTLVGAPAEPHPSPAVFNLIFKRRSLAGSLIGGIQETQEMLDFCAEHGIVSDIEMINMQDINEAYERMLKGDVKYRFVIDMDSLKQEAAADSNAA is encoded by the coding sequence ATGGTCAAGACATACAGCTACGCAGCTCAATCGGCTCAGGACACACTCAAGCCCCATCAATTCGAACGTCGCTCGCCCGGCGCTGACGATGTTCAGATCGACATCCTTTACTGCGGCGTGTGCCACTCCGATCTGCATACTGCGCGCAATGAGTGGCACAACACACTCTATCCTTCTGTTCCGGGTCACGAAATCGTCGGCCGGGTCACGGCGGTCGGCTCCGACGTCAAGCAATTCAAGGTCGGCGACCTGGCTGGCGTCGGTTGCATGGTCGACAGTTGCCAGCAATGTACATCGTGCGCCGAAGGTGACGAGCAGTACTGTGAGAGTGGCTTCACCGGCACCTACAATGGCCCGGTGTTTGGCGGCGAGAATACATTTGGCGGCTACTCCGACAAGATCGTGGTCAAGGAAAAGTTCGTCCTGCGCATCTCTCATGATGCCAACCTGGCTGCCGTCGCGCCGCTGTTGTGCGCAGGTATCACCACCTATTCCCCGTTGCGCCACTGGAAGGTCGGCCCGGGCAAGAAAGTCGGCATTGTCGGGCTTGGCGGTCTCGGCCACATGGGCGTCAAGATCGCCCACGCCATGGGTGCCCATGTGGTGCTGTTCACGACCTCCCCCAACAAGCGCGAAGATGGCTTGCGTCTGGGCGCCGACGAAGTGGTCGTATCCAAAGACGCGGCACAAATGGCCGCTCAGGCGAACAGTCTGGACTTTATCCTCAACACAGTGGCAGCGCCGCATGATCTGGACGCCTTTCTGTCTCTTCTCAAGCGCGACGGCACCATGACACTGGTCGGCGCGCCGGCAGAGCCGCATCCGTCGCCCGCGGTGTTCAACCTGATCTTCAAGCGTCGCAGCCTGGCTGGCTCGTTGATCGGGGGCATTCAGGAAACCCAGGAAATGCTGGACTTCTGCGCCGAGCACGGCATCGTTTCCGACATCGAAATGATCAACATGCAGGACATCAACGAGGCTTACGAGCGGATGCTCAAGGGCGACGTCAAGTATCGCTTCGTCATCGACATGGACAGCCTCAAGCAGGAAGCGGCTGCCGACTCGAACGCTGCCTGA
- a CDS encoding peptidase C39 family protein, translating to MLSVSFFTGTPGALRSWLIAALLIGLAGCSSMVTPEMKRLPDRVELTSIPFFRGNAYQSGPMVLASMLANQQVQTTPGLLDKPLQLPGAEDRLEQNMQKVAREYGFMVYPLDGQLQDLLTQVSAGYPVMLRFAQGSVLWKGPRYAVLIGYNRVKETVLLNAGMDRRYSMSFSSFTSAWKDAGSWAVLIQSPRQLPANVDAQRWLQAAEALSTSGQEQAAGEAKRTLARGVK from the coding sequence ATGCTGTCGGTTTCTTTCTTTACCGGTACTCCCGGTGCGCTGCGTTCATGGCTGATTGCGGCCTTGCTGATAGGCCTTGCCGGTTGTTCGTCAATGGTTACGCCGGAGATGAAACGTCTTCCGGACCGGGTCGAGCTGACGTCGATTCCGTTCTTTCGGGGCAATGCCTATCAAAGCGGCCCGATGGTGCTGGCTAGCATGCTGGCCAACCAGCAGGTGCAGACGACGCCCGGTTTGCTCGACAAGCCGTTGCAATTGCCGGGTGCCGAGGACCGGCTCGAGCAGAACATGCAGAAGGTCGCGCGTGAGTACGGTTTCATGGTGTACCCGCTTGATGGCCAGTTGCAGGACCTGCTGACCCAGGTCTCGGCGGGGTACCCGGTGATGCTGCGTTTCGCCCAGGGCTCTGTGCTTTGGAAAGGGCCGCGTTATGCGGTGTTGATCGGCTACAACCGCGTCAAAGAGACCGTGCTGCTCAACGCAGGCATGGATCGTCGCTATTCAATGAGTTTCAGCAGCTTCACGTCGGCATGGAAAGACGCGGGCAGTTGGGCGGTGCTGATTCAGTCGCCTCGGCAGTTGCCGGCCAATGTCGATGCGCAGCGCTGGCTGCAGGCGGCTGAAGCGTTATCCACATCAGGACAGGAGCAGGCGGCGGGCGAGGCGAAAAGAACGCTGGCACGCGGCGTTAAATGA
- a CDS encoding NAD(P)/FAD-dependent oxidoreductase gives MANTPYPQSYYAASANAAPERPVLQGEVETDVCVIGAGYTGLSSALFLLENGFRVTVLEAAKVGFGASGRNGGQIVNSYSRDIDVIERTVGPRQAQLLGQMAFEGASIIRDRVSRYGIQCDLKDGGVFAALTSKQLAHLEAQQRLWERYGHTGLELMDKRRINEVVACDQYIGGLLDMTGGHIHPLNLALGEAAAVETLGGTIYEQSAAIRIERGANPVVHTAQGRVRAKFIIVAGNAYLGNLVPELAAKSMPCGTQVITTEPLNDELAKTLLPQDYCVEDCNYLLDYYRLSADKRLIFGGGVVYGARDPANIEAIIRPKMLKAFPQLKNVKIDYAWTGNFLLTLSRLPQVGRLGDNIYYSQGCSGHGVTYTHLAGKVLAEALRGQAERFDAFADLPHYPFPGGQMLRTPLTALGAWYYSLRDRLGF, from the coding sequence ATGGCAAACACGCCCTACCCGCAGTCCTACTATGCGGCTTCAGCCAATGCCGCCCCGGAACGTCCCGTGCTGCAGGGCGAAGTCGAAACTGACGTGTGTGTCATCGGAGCCGGTTACACAGGCTTGTCCAGCGCGCTGTTCCTGCTGGAAAACGGATTTCGGGTCACGGTACTGGAAGCGGCGAAAGTCGGCTTCGGCGCATCGGGGCGCAATGGCGGGCAGATCGTCAACAGCTACAGCCGCGACATCGATGTCATCGAGCGAACCGTGGGGCCACGCCAGGCGCAATTGCTCGGGCAGATGGCCTTCGAAGGCGCGTCCATCATTCGCGATCGGGTTTCCCGTTATGGCATTCAGTGCGACCTGAAAGATGGCGGTGTATTCGCAGCGCTGACCAGCAAGCAACTGGCGCATCTCGAGGCCCAGCAGCGGCTCTGGGAGCGCTACGGGCATACCGGCCTCGAGCTGATGGACAAGCGCCGGATCAATGAAGTCGTGGCCTGTGATCAATACATCGGCGGCTTGCTGGACATGACCGGCGGGCATATTCATCCACTTAACCTCGCACTGGGTGAAGCCGCGGCCGTTGAAACGCTGGGCGGAACCATTTACGAGCAGTCGGCGGCGATTCGTATCGAGCGCGGGGCAAACCCTGTGGTGCATACGGCGCAAGGCAGGGTCCGGGCCAAGTTCATTATCGTGGCCGGCAATGCCTACCTGGGCAATCTGGTCCCGGAGCTGGCGGCCAAATCGATGCCGTGCGGCACTCAGGTCATCACCACCGAGCCGTTGAACGATGAACTGGCCAAGACACTTCTGCCGCAGGATTACTGCGTCGAAGACTGTAATTACCTGCTGGATTACTACCGCCTCAGCGCCGACAAGCGCCTGATCTTCGGCGGCGGTGTGGTATACGGCGCCAGAGATCCCGCCAATATCGAAGCCATTATCCGGCCGAAAATGCTTAAGGCATTCCCGCAGCTCAAGAACGTGAAGATCGACTACGCGTGGACCGGCAACTTCCTGCTGACCCTGTCTCGTTTGCCCCAGGTTGGACGATTGGGCGACAACATCTATTACTCGCAGGGCTGCAGCGGACACGGTGTGACCTACACCCACCTGGCCGGCAAGGTGTTGGCCGAGGCGCTGCGCGGTCAGGCAGAGCGCTTCGATGCGTTCGCCGACCTGCCACACTATCCGTTCCCCGGCGGACAGATGCTGCGCACCCCGCTGACTGCGCTGGGCGCGTGGTATTACAGCCTGCGTGACCGACTCGGTTTCTAG
- a CDS encoding YceH family protein has protein sequence MSIESSSTESSPNAEALQLNGTEVRILGCLIEKQATNPETYPLTLNALMTACNQKTSRDPVMNLTQGQVGQSLRALEGRGLTRLVMGSRADRWEHRVDKGLELVPAQVILTGLLLLRGPQTVNELLTRSSRMHDFEDSEQVVHQLERLIARGLAMLVPRQSGQREDRYMHLLGDPESLQELLAARQQAPERHSASPAANSRIDELEARVAALEERLARLEHTEE, from the coding sequence ATGTCCATCGAATCGTCCTCCACCGAATCCTCCCCGAATGCCGAGGCGTTACAACTCAACGGCACTGAAGTGCGCATTCTGGGCTGCCTGATCGAAAAACAGGCGACCAACCCGGAAACCTACCCGCTGACCCTCAATGCTCTGATGACTGCCTGCAACCAGAAGACCAGTCGTGACCCGGTCATGAACCTCACCCAGGGTCAGGTCGGCCAGAGCCTTCGAGCCCTGGAAGGCCGCGGCCTGACGCGGCTGGTCATGGGCAGTCGCGCCGATCGCTGGGAGCACAGGGTCGACAAGGGGCTCGAGCTGGTCCCGGCGCAGGTGATACTCACGGGTCTGTTGCTGCTGCGCGGGCCGCAGACCGTCAACGAGTTGCTGACCCGCAGTAGCCGCATGCACGACTTCGAGGACAGCGAGCAGGTCGTCCACCAGCTGGAACGTCTGATTGCCAGAGGTCTGGCGATGCTCGTGCCGCGCCAATCAGGCCAGCGCGAAGACCGTTATATGCATCTGCTCGGTGACCCTGAATCGCTGCAGGAGCTGCTTGCCGCTCGCCAACAGGCACCGGAGCGACATTCGGCAAGCCCGGCGGCCAACTCGCGTATCGATGAGCTGGAGGCACGGGTCGCGGCCCTTGAAGAACGCCTGGCCAGACTGGAACACACCGAGGAGTAA
- the nhaR gene encoding transcriptional activator NhaR, giving the protein MLNYRQLHYFWVVAKTGSIVRACEQLNLTAQTVSGQISLLEASLGVDLFQRVGRQLEMTEAGRLALPYAEQMFQLGNDLENLLRSQPDEQQLLLRIGVADVVPKSIVYRLIAPTMTLDESIRITCREDKLERLLADLAIQRLDLVISDSPMPPHLDIKGYSQKLGECGVSFFATREMAERIGTDFPQCMHGAPLLIPGQETVVRGRLMRWFAEQAIQPRIIGEFDDSALMKAFGKSGSGVFVAPSVIADEVEDQYGVQVIGHTDAVTESFYAITVERKVKHPGVVAIAESARNQLFTDAG; this is encoded by the coding sequence ATGCTCAATTACCGCCAACTTCACTACTTCTGGGTCGTAGCCAAGACCGGCAGCATCGTGCGCGCCTGTGAACAACTGAATCTGACCGCGCAGACCGTCAGCGGGCAGATCAGCCTGCTGGAGGCGTCACTGGGCGTCGATCTGTTCCAGCGCGTCGGTCGGCAGCTGGAAATGACCGAAGCAGGTCGCCTCGCCCTGCCCTACGCCGAACAAATGTTCCAGCTAGGCAATGACCTGGAAAACCTGCTGCGCTCGCAGCCGGATGAACAGCAATTGTTGTTGCGCATTGGCGTAGCAGACGTTGTGCCCAAGTCCATTGTCTACCGCCTGATCGCTCCGACCATGACGCTGGATGAGTCCATCCGCATCACCTGTCGCGAGGACAAGCTGGAACGATTGCTGGCAGATCTGGCCATCCAGCGTCTCGACCTGGTGATTTCCGACAGCCCCATGCCGCCGCACCTGGACATCAAGGGCTATAGCCAGAAGCTGGGAGAATGCGGGGTCAGTTTTTTCGCCACGCGTGAAATGGCGGAGCGCATCGGGACCGATTTTCCGCAGTGCATGCACGGTGCCCCCCTGCTGATTCCGGGTCAGGAAACCGTGGTTCGCGGCAGACTGATGCGCTGGTTTGCCGAACAGGCCATCCAGCCGCGCATCATTGGTGAATTCGATGACAGCGCGCTGATGAAGGCGTTTGGCAAATCCGGCAGCGGCGTGTTCGTGGCGCCCAGCGTGATCGCCGACGAAGTGGAGGACCAGTATGGCGTACAAGTGATTGGCCATACTGACGCGGTGACCGAATCGTTCTATGCCATTACCGTGGAACGCAAGGTCAAGCACCCCGGCGTTGTCGCCATTGCCGAAAGTGCTCGAAACCAACTGTTCACCGATGCAGGCTAA
- a CDS encoding MFS transporter yields MLLPILLLSAAGFTVLTTEFVIVGLLPAVARDLNVTVSQAGLLVTLFAFTVAAFGPFLTAYFSRFERKRLFVSILVLFGFANVLAALAPNIAVMGIARLIPALGLPVFWALASETAVDIVGPQFAGRAIARIGFGIVCATVFGIPIGTLISDAFGWRTAFLVLAVLAFAKALLLTVYLPKTPAKLNPVSILKQFGILRSRMMQGHVLLSVLVFSGMFTAYTYLADMLERLAGFDGALVGWCLMGFGAVGLLGNSLGGRMVDRHPLIASLVFCAFMVVGMVAVVPSIHSVVALPLALAVWGITQAALFLISHVRLIKAAPQAPAFAASLNIAGANLGIGIGAMIGGRVIDHLGLGNVGFAAAGIIVLAIVLALLLIKRDPGPLPA; encoded by the coding sequence ATGTTGTTGCCCATCCTTCTGCTGTCAGCTGCCGGGTTTACCGTGCTGACCACAGAATTCGTCATCGTCGGTCTTTTGCCAGCCGTTGCCCGCGACCTGAATGTCACGGTCTCGCAGGCAGGGCTGCTGGTGACGCTGTTTGCGTTCACCGTCGCCGCCTTTGGTCCTTTTCTGACCGCCTATTTTTCGCGCTTCGAGCGCAAGCGCCTGTTTGTCAGCATCCTGGTGCTGTTCGGTTTTGCAAATGTCCTGGCGGCGCTGGCGCCCAATATCGCCGTGATGGGTATCGCCCGGCTGATTCCGGCGTTGGGGTTGCCGGTGTTCTGGGCGCTGGCCAGCGAGACTGCCGTGGACATTGTCGGTCCGCAGTTTGCAGGCCGGGCGATTGCCAGGATCGGTTTCGGTATCGTTTGCGCCACGGTGTTTGGCATTCCCATCGGCACCCTGATCTCCGACGCATTCGGCTGGCGCACGGCCTTTCTGGTGCTGGCCGTTCTGGCGTTTGCCAAGGCACTGTTGCTGACGGTCTATCTGCCGAAGACGCCTGCCAAGTTGAACCCGGTATCAATCCTTAAACAGTTCGGCATCTTGCGCAGCCGGATGATGCAGGGGCACGTGCTGCTCTCGGTGCTGGTGTTCAGCGGCATGTTCACGGCATATACCTACCTGGCGGACATGCTCGAGCGCCTTGCCGGTTTCGACGGCGCTCTGGTGGGCTGGTGCCTGATGGGCTTTGGCGCTGTCGGCTTGCTGGGCAACTCGCTGGGCGGGCGCATGGTCGACCGCCACCCGTTGATTGCCAGCCTGGTGTTTTGCGCCTTCATGGTGGTCGGCATGGTCGCGGTGGTGCCGAGTATCCATTCGGTGGTGGCCTTGCCACTCGCGCTGGCGGTCTGGGGCATCACCCAGGCGGCCTTGTTTCTGATCAGTCATGTGCGGTTGATCAAGGCCGCGCCGCAGGCACCTGCGTTCGCGGCGTCACTGAACATCGCCGGTGCCAACCTTGGCATAGGCATCGGCGCGATGATTGGCGGCAGGGTCATTGATCACCTGGGGCTGGGCAACGTCGGTTTTGCCGCTGCGGGCATCATCGTGCTGGCGATTGTGCTGGCGCTGTTGTTGATCAAGCGTGATCCGGGGCCGCTCCCTGCTTAG
- a CDS encoding shikimate 5-dehydrogenase: MPVTANRETLLCMSMAARPGNFGVRFHNHLYQQLGLNFYYKTFAPNDLAAAVAGIRSLGIRGSAVSMPFKEACIQLVDELDASAAAIQSINTIVNTDGHLKAFNTDYIAVAQLMESHAVPRSAFALRGSGGMAKAVAFALRDAGFTEGLIVARNEQAGRRLAEACGFRWQAELGSARPPLLVNVTPLGMQGAQADELSFDLQAIEAAETVFDVVATPADTPLIQAARRLGKRVVSGDEVAAIQALEQFVLYTGVRPTDEQYQQAAAFARAG, from the coding sequence ATGCCCGTCACTGCTAACAGGGAGACATTATTGTGCATGTCCATGGCCGCCCGTCCTGGCAACTTTGGTGTGCGTTTCCATAATCATCTTTACCAGCAACTGGGCTTGAACTTCTATTACAAGACCTTCGCTCCCAATGACCTTGCCGCCGCCGTGGCCGGCATACGCTCGCTGGGGATTCGCGGCAGCGCAGTTTCGATGCCCTTCAAGGAGGCCTGTATCCAGCTGGTCGACGAGCTGGACGCCTCGGCCGCCGCTATCCAGTCGATCAATACCATCGTCAACACCGACGGACATCTCAAGGCGTTCAACACCGATTACATCGCCGTCGCTCAGCTGATGGAGAGCCATGCGGTGCCGCGCAGCGCTTTTGCCCTGCGCGGAAGCGGGGGGATGGCCAAGGCAGTTGCGTTCGCGCTGCGTGACGCGGGTTTCACCGAGGGTCTGATCGTGGCCCGCAACGAGCAGGCTGGACGGCGCCTGGCAGAGGCGTGCGGCTTTCGCTGGCAGGCGGAGCTGGGCAGCGCGCGGCCACCGTTGCTGGTCAATGTCACTCCATTAGGAATGCAGGGCGCGCAAGCTGACGAGTTGTCGTTTGACCTGCAAGCCATCGAAGCCGCTGAAACGGTTTTCGATGTGGTGGCTACCCCCGCCGACACGCCGCTGATCCAGGCGGCACGTCGCTTGGGTAAACGTGTGGTAAGTGGTGATGAAGTGGCGGCGATCCAGGCATTGGAGCAGTTTGTGCTCTATACCGGGGTGCGTCCGACCGACGAGCAGTATCAGCAGGCTGCAGCCTTCGCCAGAGCCGGGTAG
- a CDS encoding GNAT family N-acetyltransferase, which produces MTESNLLPAAIQTERLLIRVAKPGDVIVFNQAVAESAEHLQKWLAWATPTPGIDQSELICRDAYARFLLNEDLRALLFLKNNGALVGSSGLHNANWQLRSFEVGYWGRTQYLGAGLISEGVAALVSYALDNLMANRVFLAMDERNLASQRLAERVGFEYEGTLRHDRMSIQGGLRNTRVYSIIGT; this is translated from the coding sequence ATGACAGAATCCAATCTACTGCCTGCAGCAATCCAGACAGAGCGTTTGTTGATTCGCGTCGCAAAGCCAGGTGACGTCATCGTGTTCAATCAGGCTGTTGCCGAATCGGCCGAGCATTTGCAGAAATGGTTGGCCTGGGCAACGCCGACTCCTGGTATCGATCAGTCCGAACTGATCTGCCGCGATGCCTACGCCCGGTTCCTCCTGAATGAGGATCTCAGGGCTCTTCTCTTTCTGAAAAACAACGGCGCATTAGTAGGAAGCAGCGGCTTGCATAATGCCAACTGGCAGTTGCGAAGCTTTGAAGTAGGCTATTGGGGCAGAACTCAATACCTTGGCGCCGGCCTGATAAGTGAGGGCGTTGCAGCATTGGTCAGCTATGCGCTGGACAACTTGATGGCTAATCGCGTGTTTCTGGCAATGGATGAAAGAAACCTGGCGAGCCAGAGACTCGCCGAGCGGGTCGGATTTGAGTACGAAGGCACGCTTAGACATGATCGCATGAGCATTCAGGGAGGATTGCGCAACACGCGCGTCTACTCGATCATTGGCACCTGA
- a CDS encoding SDR family oxidoreductase: MTQTALVVGASGIVGSAITQLLLENDWQVAALSRSPSARPGVIPVAADLQNPESVHAALADVKPTHIFITTWSRQATEAENIRVNAAMVRNVLDAVRPAGSVQHVALVTGLKHYLGPFEAYGKGTLPQTPFRESQARLDIENFYYAQEDEVFAAAEKDGFTWSVHRPHTVTGVAVGNAMNMATTLAVYASICKATGRPFVFPGSRVQWDSLTDMTDARQLARQQLWAATTPAAANQAFNITNGDVFRWSWMWGQIAKYFGLQPADFPSEPAPLETQMANDQAVWDNIVREHQLKESDINRLISPWHSDADLGRPIEVVTDMSKSRKLGFTAFQASDDAFFDVFEKLRRDRLIP; encoded by the coding sequence ATGACTCAGACCGCCCTGGTTGTTGGCGCAAGTGGCATTGTCGGCAGCGCAATCACGCAGTTGTTACTGGAAAACGATTGGCAGGTTGCCGCCCTCTCCCGTAGCCCGTCAGCGCGGCCCGGCGTGATACCGGTAGCTGCAGACCTGCAGAACCCGGAGTCCGTGCATGCGGCTCTGGCTGATGTGAAGCCCACCCACATTTTCATCACTACATGGTCGCGTCAGGCCACTGAAGCAGAAAACATCCGCGTCAATGCCGCGATGGTGCGTAACGTGCTGGACGCTGTGCGGCCCGCTGGCAGTGTTCAGCATGTTGCGCTGGTGACCGGCCTCAAGCATTACCTTGGCCCGTTCGAAGCTTATGGCAAAGGCACCCTGCCGCAAACGCCGTTCAGAGAGTCACAGGCGCGCCTGGATATCGAGAACTTCTACTACGCCCAGGAAGACGAAGTCTTCGCTGCCGCCGAGAAGGATGGCTTTACCTGGAGCGTCCATCGCCCGCACACCGTGACCGGTGTCGCCGTCGGCAACGCGATGAACATGGCGACGACCCTGGCCGTCTACGCCTCGATCTGTAAAGCCACGGGCCGACCTTTCGTGTTCCCGGGCTCACGCGTACAGTGGGACAGCCTGACCGACATGACCGATGCGCGGCAGTTGGCCCGCCAGCAACTGTGGGCCGCGACCACACCTGCAGCCGCCAATCAGGCGTTCAACATCACCAACGGCGATGTGTTTCGCTGGAGCTGGATGTGGGGACAGATCGCCAAATACTTCGGCTTGCAGCCAGCCGATTTCCCGAGCGAGCCTGCCCCGCTGGAAACGCAGATGGCCAACGATCAGGCGGTCTGGGATAACATCGTTCGCGAGCATCAGCTCAAGGAAAGTGACATCAACCGCCTGATTTCACCATGGCACAGCGATGCCGATCTCGGCCGTCCGATTGAAGTTGTCACTGACATGTCGAAGAGCCGCAAGCTTGGCTTCACGGCGTTTCAGGCCAGTGACGATGCGTTCTTCGACGTGTTTGAAAAGCTGCGTCGTGACCGCCTGATTCCCTGA
- a CDS encoding DUF1993 domain-containing protein — MSISLYAASIPVFQQMLNALSDVLTKAEAYATEKKIQPPALLQARLYPDMLPFTRQVQIAVDFAKGASARLAGVEIPQYDDTETTFAELQALLAKTLAFIGSITPDQVDGKEGIEIVLRPGTEKEKRLNGQAYLLSYALPQFFFHVTTAYDLLRHNGVEIGKRDFMGKF, encoded by the coding sequence ATGTCTATTTCCCTGTACGCCGCTTCCATTCCTGTCTTTCAGCAAATGCTTAACGCGCTGAGCGACGTTCTGACCAAAGCCGAAGCCTACGCGACCGAGAAGAAAATTCAGCCGCCAGCCTTGCTGCAGGCGCGACTGTACCCGGACATGCTGCCGTTCACCCGTCAGGTGCAGATCGCCGTCGATTTTGCCAAGGGTGCCTCGGCTCGCCTGGCAGGCGTCGAGATCCCGCAATACGATGACACCGAAACCACCTTTGCCGAATTGCAGGCACTGCTTGCCAAGACACTCGCATTCATCGGCAGCATCACCCCGGATCAGGTCGACGGCAAGGAAGGCATCGAAATCGTCCTGCGTCCCGGCACGGAAAAGGAAAAACGCCTGAACGGTCAGGCTTATCTGCTTAGCTACGCCTTGCCACAGTTCTTCTTTCACGTCACGACTGCCTACGATCTGCTGCGCCATAACGGCGTTGAAATCGGCAAGCGTGATTTCATGGGCAAGTTCTAA
- a CDS encoding TerC family protein, producing MEYLLELATSPAAWIALATLVVMEVVLGIDNLIFISILTNKLPEHQREKARKLGIGMALVMRLGLLSTVAYIVQLTEPVFEVFGQAFSWKDMILIAGGLFLVWKATTEIHHSMDIKTEEEKALGSVVMLSMSAAIVQILMLDLVFSIDSIITAVGMTEHLPIMVIAVISAVVVMLVAANPLAKFINDNPTVVMLALGFLIMIGMTLIAEGFGAHVPKGYIYAAMAFSAAVEALNMLVRRARRKKAVNQVSTH from the coding sequence ATGGAATACCTATTGGAACTCGCGACAAGTCCGGCAGCCTGGATCGCGCTGGCGACACTGGTGGTGATGGAAGTCGTACTGGGCATCGATAACCTGATTTTCATCTCGATTCTCACCAACAAGCTGCCTGAACATCAGCGCGAGAAGGCTCGCAAGCTGGGTATCGGCATGGCGCTGGTGATGCGCCTGGGCCTGCTCAGTACCGTTGCGTACATCGTGCAACTGACAGAGCCGGTTTTCGAGGTGTTCGGTCAGGCGTTCTCATGGAAGGACATGATCCTGATCGCCGGTGGCCTGTTCCTGGTCTGGAAGGCAACCACGGAAATTCACCACAGCATGGACATCAAGACCGAGGAAGAGAAAGCCCTGGGTTCGGTGGTGATGTTGAGCATGAGCGCGGCGATCGTACAGATCCTGATGCTGGACCTGGTGTTCTCCATCGACAGTATCATCACTGCCGTGGGCATGACCGAACACCTGCCGATCATGGTCATCGCGGTCATCTCTGCGGTCGTGGTGATGCTTGTCGCAGCCAACCCGCTGGCGAAATTCATCAACGACAACCCGACGGTGGTCATGCTGGCTCTGGGCTTCCTGATCATGATCGGTATGACGCTGATCGCCGAAGGCTTTGGCGCCCACGTACCCAAGGGTTACATCTACGCGGCCATGGCCTTCTCGGCAGCCGTTGAAGCCTTGAACATGCTGGTACGCAGGGCAAGACGCAAGAAAGCGGTTAACCAGGTGTCCACGCACTGA